In one Neobacillus sp. CF12 genomic region, the following are encoded:
- a CDS encoding DUF624 domain-containing protein: protein MLQSVERLNHILTIILNLVYVNFLWILFTILGLGIFGIGPSTYALVSICRQWVRGQSLPVFKTYWKYYKESFRESVIISWIYLIGGIVLIVDLMHVANWYVRVALFVISFIYLLSLVYIFPIMAHYNWKGIRIKIKMSLIFGFSCLQYSLVLFLVNGGIYWAATNFFPGVLTFLGISFLFYLITWTANQVFTRMETMDAKELKDKYIHQNAKENWDEKTNGIKVSQC from the coding sequence TTGCTGCAATCAGTGGAAAGATTAAATCACATTTTAACGATCATCCTTAACTTGGTATACGTGAATTTTTTATGGATACTCTTTACCATTTTGGGATTAGGTATATTCGGTATTGGCCCCTCCACTTATGCCTTGGTTAGTATTTGCAGGCAATGGGTTCGTGGTCAAAGCCTGCCAGTTTTCAAAACCTATTGGAAGTATTACAAAGAGAGTTTCAGAGAGTCTGTCATCATAAGTTGGATATATCTAATAGGTGGAATTGTTTTAATCGTTGATTTAATGCATGTAGCCAATTGGTATGTTAGGGTAGCATTATTTGTGATTAGTTTTATCTATTTATTATCACTAGTTTATATCTTTCCGATTATGGCTCATTATAATTGGAAGGGAATTCGCATTAAAATCAAGATGTCTCTAATTTTTGGTTTTTCCTGTCTACAATATTCACTGGTATTATTTTTGGTTAATGGTGGAATTTATTGGGCAGCAACCAACTTTTTCCCAGGGGTTTTAACCTTTTTAGGTATTAGTTTCTTATTCTATTTAATTACTTGGACAGCTAATCAAGTGTTTACAAGAATGGAAACGATGGATGCCAAAGAGCTAAAAGATAAATATATTCACCAAAATGCAAAGGAGAATTGGGATGAAAAAACAAATGGTATCAAAGTTAGCCAGTGTTAG